DNA from Trichomycterus rosablanca isolate fTriRos1 chromosome 23, fTriRos1.hap1, whole genome shotgun sequence:
GACGTTTTAGTCATCAGTGCTCTGTCTAGGCTTCTGGAatttcttcacaccaaacttgccaAACCATGcctttttttcaagcgacccatattttgtccatgatttttaccgcgacccaggcaacacattaaaacccatcaaattcatcaaaaccaattatacttaattaatgaaaactGAGGCAATCTGGTCTCACtatggtttacaaggtgtaatgtaaaccctccacaagggggcgttcatgtacttttctttttatttcttttttatgtgcctgttaaaattcatttatttaagtattactATTTTTGTCTGTGACCCAAGAGACACAACCCTAATGGACCTTGAATTGTGCATAATGCCTTTATtaaattgttgccacaaagtaCAGAGCAATGGGTTTGGCTGGAACAACTGGAAACAGGGTTTTAAACCATGTTTGTACCTATTGTCATACCGGGCTGATGTGTTGCCAATTAAACTGAAAAAGTCTGTGACAGAAAAACTAAACCAATAGGAGAACATGATTATGTATAGATTTTAAttgtactattatttttatacatttattggaAATGATCATAGACacttacatatttacatttttgaaaattagcagacactttttcaattgagggttaagggccttgctcaagggcccaaccgtggtaacctggcagcaacattttgattactagtccagtatcttacctgctaggctacaactgcctcatACAACTGATTATAGATACTTGTAATTGTCTATATTTAGAAAATGGACCAAAACCAGGATGCTGGATGTATGTTTTCGAAAGATTATATTCTAATACTGAAAGCTTGACAGAATAGATTCCCTATTATTTGTGACATCATTGTAAACAGTTGGTCCTATAGTCTATTACACAAATATTGACCATCAACAAAGGTAGTAATACTGCTAAGTAGTAATGCTGGTTCACCACTggcagtttgccactgttgggaccttgagcaaggcccttaatgctcaattgcttagacaatatactgtcacagtactgtacgtcACTTTGAataacagcgtctgctaaacgctcAACACATTGTTGAGGTAATACAAACTGTACAGACAATATGTGTTTAGATTGTTTAATTGTTTCCATATTGTGTTTGTTTGACAGTGACAATGAAAAGAGTCCAGAGTTAAGAGCTGCACCCAGAGACCAGCAGCAGGAAAAAGTTAGGCTTAAAGGAAGTGACCGGCATTCCTCCAGGCATTCCTTCTCCAGAAACCAGCCTGAAACCGCTCCCTCTCCAAGCCCACAGAGTCCTCCGTCCAGTTCTGAGCTCAGAGATCAGTGTTCCATTCAGGTTCAGTGTTCCTCGCTTCTGTCTCAGACCCCGAAAGGTCACAGGCACACTAGGGCGGGGATCTCATTCTGTTTCGCAAGACGAGCTCAATTGAAGCTGGACTCCTGTGCATCAGTGTTTAATGATGGACCAGATGAATCCAATGATCAATTCAATGATCAAGCGCTTCAACAAGAGCAACAGAAGATGTCCTTGCAGACCCTCTGGTCCAGAACTCTTTCTCCCACACTGACACAGGAAGACCACAATCTCATTCTTGACTCAGTACCCCCAAGGCAACATTCAGATCAACCGAATCAAGAGGATTCAAGAGACAGTCTGGAGTTTGAGGTGAAGCAGGGTTGTCAGAGGCAAGGTTGTCCCAAAATACATGTACCAGAACATGAAAAGCAGTTTGGATATCTGGAAGATGCAACAGCTAACCAAAGCCTGATATCCAAACAAGAGAAGACAGACCAAGAGTCTGGACTATTCAGCACACATGATGACTTGCTAGCAGGCAGCAAACATGGGATGACTGAAAAATGTCAATCAGACACTGAGGGGGACTCTATGTGTAAAAATACTCCTTTCTTAAATGTTGTGGGCAAGGATGGAAGTAAGCTGAAATGGCCATGTGAGTTTGTGAGGTACACTTCTGACCACCCCTGTGTGTCCTACAGCTGCAATCCATTCTGCTTAAATTTCAAATGCACAGAAGGTCAAGAAAACAGCAGCGGGGTTCAAAAATCAGACTCCAACCTCTCAAATCAATCTAgcaaacatgaaaaattaatcCAAGATGTTGCTAAGCCTAAATCAGGCATTTTAAAGCCAaagagacacaaacacaaagtaAGGAGAAGGATTCATGAGCGTAAATTAAATGTTGCAAGGGAACCGTGGATGGGCTGTGCACCTGAAACCTTCTCCCAGATGCCTACTGCAGAACACTCTGAATTTAAAAGCACCATAGACAACCAGACACatgtaaaaaagaaacacaggAAGAAGAGGCACAAGTTCAGGAAAAAAAGATCACAGAGGAACAAAGCGTCCAATAAGACAAGACGTCTAAGCTTAAAAAGTATCATCGTGAATGCCTTTTCTTCACCAACATACCGCAAACAGAAGCGCCAAAGGTTGCTATCTGCCGTCCACCTGTCAAAACAAAGGGCTTTTTTGCATGCTTCCATTCAATCCCCAGCTGAGATTGAGGATGATTACCAGTGGTATGACAACTTCTGTGAGTCCAAACAGGCTGGTGATAGGCTAGCTCCATTCAGTGACAAGTCCGGCTCATGGGACATTCAGTCAGACCTAAGCTCTGATGAGGACCTGCctgcttttcaatgggagaGAGACTGTCCTTCTCCTGTGTCAACTCCCTCATATTCCTGGAGGAGTGGACACTGTCAGCCCAATGCGTACATCAGAAGATCTAGTCACAATTCCCCTTGCTATGGTTACAGACACACGTCAGACAGCCCAGATAGAGACACCAAATGCAGACAGGACTACTGGGATTACAGAGACTCAGAAATCTACAGGGAGAGGAATTACTCTGGATTTTTCCAGAGTCCCTGTATAATAAAGCAGAGGTACAATATCAGAAGGCAAAAGAGAGTCCATGAGGAGAACAAGAACAGAGAATACCAAAATCTAGGCACAAAAAgaatatgtatttacagagtATATGGGGATGCCGAGCCTCACGAAACAAAAAGCGATTGGTGGTGCGGGAGGCTCAGACCTGGTCGTAGGAggcaaagaaaaagaaacagatACTGGTTAGGCTCAGAGGTGTGTAAAGAGAGAAAGTATTATCCCCCCAGTCCTCTGCCCAGGCACAGCCCCACTTCCTCCAGTACCACCAGCATTTCAGACCTCAGTGTAGATTGTAGCTCTCCCATCAAACCATCCTCTTATGGGCAACCCCAACCTCATCACAGTGACTTAAAATGGCCAGCAGAGAGATCCACCAGGACCAAAGCTTCACATTCAAGAGAACACACACCCAAAGCAAGGAGCCCTTCACCAGTACCCACATCTGTTTCTAGATCAGAGACAACACTTTCAGACCCTACAGAAAAGCAGAAACACAAACCCAACTCCCCTGAATCATCAC
Protein-coding regions in this window:
- the LOC134300769 gene encoding zinc finger protein 804B translates to MACYYLVISSTHLSNGHLRSIKGVFRGPLCTSGGAESPNYAEKEKAITKALEDLKANFYCELCGKQYHKYQEFDNHINSYDHAHKQRLKELKQREFARNVSSKSWKDEKKQERALKRLHQIALLKQKRDSDNEKSPELRAAPRDQQQEKVRLKGSDRHSSRHSFSRNQPETAPSPSPQSPPSSSELRDQCSIQVQCSSLLSQTPKGHRHTRAGISFCFARRAQLKLDSCASVFNDGPDESNDQFNDQALQQEQQKMSLQTLWSRTLSPTLTQEDHNLILDSVPPRQHSDQPNQEDSRDSLEFEVKQGCQRQGCPKIHVPEHEKQFGYLEDATANQSLISKQEKTDQESGLFSTHDDLLAGSKHGMTEKCQSDTEGDSMCKNTPFLNVVGKDGSKLKWPCEFVRYTSDHPCVSYSCNPFCLNFKCTEGQENSSGVQKSDSNLSNQSSKHEKLIQDVAKPKSGILKPKRHKHKVRRRIHERKLNVAREPWMGCAPETFSQMPTAEHSEFKSTIDNQTHVKKKHRKKRHKFRKKRSQRNKASNKTRRLSLKSIIVNAFSSPTYRKQKRQRLLSAVHLSKQRAFLHASIQSPAEIEDDYQWYDNFCESKQAGDRLAPFSDKSGSWDIQSDLSSDEDLPAFQWERDCPSPVSTPSYSWRSGHCQPNAYIRRSSHNSPCYGYRHTSDSPDRDTKCRQDYWDYRDSEIYRERNYSGFFQSPCIIKQRYNIRRQKRVHEENKNREYQNLGTKRICIYRVYGDAEPHETKSDWWCGRLRPGRRRQRKRNRYWLGSEVCKERKYYPPSPLPRHSPTSSSTTSISDLSVDCSSPIKPSSYGQPQPHHSDLKWPAERSTRTKASHSREHTPKARSPSPVPTSVSRSETTLSDPTEKQKHKPNSPESSHQTILTNTKATDLRVRSFTLPLIGKLPSLKKGTRQIGINTEKASSCNNQVQTCSKPENQATTPDTPQKEMYNLTLSTNQRTTECKKSSTTLENLNRTPKQTSETLENQTSSCTTPPLTKKPITFTEDEIDKYRLLQLQAQQHMQQQHLQEHHNTPRYSSALEVPPLNHTPMLAPEPSNQTLPFPCHPYTIDQPGTLSIFSSPCPSPSFASHKSPHSALHPSLSQSHFAPFPFPAVFYPASPAVVLSTHPLHLISAANLNPPGLALHPLTHSSLLSSVLTPTHMAAARALQIHPLLHPLFPRQDFQHYPSIAS